A segment of the Aureliella helgolandensis genome:
GGGGCCTGCAGACCAAGCTACCACAACCCAATGATTGAGGTACTTGCCCAGATCCATCGCGATGGTGAGTGTGTCCGCGTTCATGGGCACCACGCCACGAGGAACTTCAGCTACGCGGCATGCCAGCTCATGAGTTTCAATCTCGGCATCAGTCCACTTGGTGGGGACGACTGGCAAGCACCATACGAACTGGCGGCGCTCACGTTCGGCGTTGTCTTCGTCTGCGGCTCGGCTTGCTACCCATTCCTCGGACGCGATCTCTCCGGTGGTCGCGAACAGGTTGTTGACGGCCGACCAGCGGAAGCCAAGAGTTTCGGTTTCGGGATATTCACCTTCGATCTCGCCAGAGGAGTTGATGGTCTGACCGTGGTGCACGAGCCGACAGTTCCGATTGGCCTCGACTCGCTGAGGTTCACTCCAGGGTTCTTGGCACGCCGAGCAACTGAACGCTGCAGTCTTGCGAGCTTCAAGCTGAGACTCCGCTTCCTGCCAGCCAATCAACTGCTCCCGTTCAGGGCTGACCCAAGCGCCGCAGAGAGGGCAGGGGAGTACGATTTGACTCTGCGTACCACGCGTGTATTCCTGCCATGTGCGGCCCTGTTCGGTACTGACCGTACATTCCATGTAGACGCGAGCTCTGTGGCCAAAAGCTCGAGTCCGAGCGATCAGCTGCGAGATCTTGTCAGCCTCGCGACTCTTACGTCCCGACTCGTCCATCCCGTCTGTTTCGGTAATAACCACCACGCGCGATGTGAAGGCGGCCCGGCTCTTATCACCGCCACCTCCGGACATAAACCGCAGCGTGGCACCATTGCGGAACTGAAGAGACTGGACCAAGCCACCTCGACTCCCGGAGCCCTGCTTGGGAAGTTGGTCTCGATACCTGGAACGCTCGATAATGGGCAGCAGGTCTTCTCGCCACTTGTCGGCAGCCATGTCCATGTCGGGCACTCCGCATATCACCGTCTCGCCATACTCGAACAGGTGGTAGAGCAGGGGGATGACGAAGCAACTGATGCTTTTACCCGACTGGGTAGGCCCCGTGGCGACGAACCTGGACCAGCGGCCACTATCAACCTGGTCGAACCACAATCCCGTGTAGGGCTGGCGATGGACCCGAAAGCGGGTGCCAGCATAGGGACCCGAGGGAAGAACAATCTCCTCCTCTGCGAACTGGCGCATCGAGCGCATGCGGCGAGGTTTTGCCTGCTCGAGGAACCACTTCATATCCTGCAGGGCTGCTTGCTCAGTCAACAACATCGACTGGCGCCTCTGCGGAGTGGCGTTGGGTGAAGAAGCGTTCAATCTCCGACTCAGCGTCTTCGATCGCATCGTAGAGTAGCTCTGCGGCCGTATCGCCGAACTGCTTCTGCAGCGTTTCACCAGCGGCCCTGATGAGAGCGGCCGTCTTGGCCAGTGACAGCCTTACAAGGTCCCGAGGTAACAATTCCCCTTCCCGTTCTAGACGCACTAGACGGGCCAACAGGGCCCTCTCCTCGCGATACCGTTCCAGGGCTGGGCTAGCAGGTCCGCTCAGCAGGTCGTCATCATCCCTGGCCAACTTATGCTTGTTGTCGGCCAGGAAGTCGTGCAGGGCCCGGACCACCTTGGGAAGGGACACGTTCGC
Coding sequences within it:
- a CDS encoding terminase gpA endonuclease subunit, which translates into the protein MLLTEQAALQDMKWFLEQAKPRRMRSMRQFAEEEIVLPSGPYAGTRFRVHRQPYTGLWFDQVDSGRWSRFVATGPTQSGKSISCFVIPLLYHLFEYGETVICGVPDMDMAADKWREDLLPIIERSRYRDQLPKQGSGSRGGLVQSLQFRNGATLRFMSGGGGDKSRAAFTSRVVVITETDGMDESGRKSREADKISQLIARTRAFGHRARVYMECTVSTEQGRTWQEYTRGTQSQIVLPCPLCGAWVSPEREQLIGWQEAESQLEARKTAAFSCSACQEPWSEPQRVEANRNCRLVHHGQTINSSGEIEGEYPETETLGFRWSAVNNLFATTGEIASEEWVASRAADEDNAERERRQFVWCLPVVPTKWTDAEIETHELACRVAEVPRGVVPMNADTLTIAMDLGKYLNHWVVVAWSAGPYGHVVDYGRIEVASDDLGVEQATMVALRQFRAMVLAGWPIGVVGGETLIPQLCFIDAGYMTDVVYAFNRESGNRFIPSVGRGASQQHQQWQNRETQTGSVVQHLGEGFHINWLPNANVYLAEVDADHWKTWVHQRLSTPTSRVGAITLFQANATEHLSFAKHLTAEVKTEEFISGKGMVAKWDRKRKQNHWFDALYNACAAGHYCGVRLVEEERRQVPPKPKPAPDPQRKPYIDVERWRANQRRFWGR